A single window of Rhodococcus jostii RHA1 DNA harbors:
- a CDS encoding MFS transporter — MKIETSDKAAISNPRRQLIAGTVGHSVEFFDFLAYSYLAVYFASSFFPSSESGLVPLLSAFGVFAVGFLARPLAGLFIGLFADRYGRRRALSLTISLMAGGSLLVAICPTYSQIGVAAPIILTVARILQGLSAGGEYTTAGAFIVESAPAGRRGFYSSFMFVASGIGKLTCLAFITLFVALIGEDAMRDYGWRIPFAVGALAAIVAWYIRRGTQETLETTASDEGAAPVSRNPLNALQRYPRQSLIVFAIATGMGVGQYFWATYLTTYFQIQNGASATTAMTVGIITLILYTLAQPVAGLISDRYGRKPCMYAFGVGTVIVTPFLLSITSSNFSVLICIQLVGLLLLSLCTSITSAVMVENFPPHVRVSGLGFPYSLSVAIFGGTVPLVATSLANAGYSQYFPWYIVATAIITLLGAIAVPETFRSDISGEDS; from the coding sequence ATGAAGATAGAAACATCCGACAAAGCGGCCATCTCGAACCCGAGGCGACAGCTGATCGCGGGCACTGTCGGACACTCGGTCGAGTTCTTCGATTTCCTCGCGTACTCCTACCTCGCGGTCTACTTCGCATCTTCCTTCTTCCCCTCTTCGGAGTCGGGACTGGTGCCGCTCCTGAGCGCATTCGGCGTCTTTGCCGTCGGGTTCCTCGCACGTCCGCTGGCAGGGCTTTTCATCGGACTGTTTGCAGATAGGTACGGCCGGCGGCGAGCCTTGAGCCTCACCATCAGCCTCATGGCCGGCGGCAGCCTGCTTGTCGCCATCTGCCCCACGTACAGCCAGATCGGTGTCGCCGCGCCCATAATCCTCACCGTTGCACGCATCCTGCAGGGATTGTCCGCTGGAGGCGAATACACGACGGCGGGTGCCTTCATCGTCGAATCCGCACCCGCCGGCCGACGTGGTTTCTACTCGAGCTTCATGTTCGTCGCCTCGGGTATAGGAAAGTTGACATGTCTCGCCTTCATCACGTTGTTCGTCGCACTCATCGGTGAAGATGCGATGCGGGACTACGGTTGGCGAATCCCCTTCGCGGTCGGCGCCCTGGCTGCGATCGTGGCCTGGTACATTCGCCGCGGGACGCAGGAAACGCTCGAGACCACCGCCTCCGACGAGGGCGCGGCACCGGTTAGCCGCAACCCGCTCAATGCCCTGCAGCGTTACCCCAGACAGTCCCTGATCGTGTTTGCTATCGCCACCGGAATGGGTGTTGGACAATATTTTTGGGCGACGTACCTGACTACGTACTTCCAGATCCAGAACGGCGCCTCTGCCACCACCGCAATGACGGTCGGCATCATCACGCTGATCCTCTACACACTCGCACAGCCGGTGGCCGGGTTGATCTCCGACAGATATGGACGTAAGCCGTGCATGTACGCATTCGGCGTCGGCACCGTCATCGTGACGCCTTTCCTGCTCTCGATAACAAGCTCGAACTTTTCGGTTCTGATATGCATTCAGCTCGTCGGGCTACTGCTGTTGAGCCTCTGCACATCGATCACGTCAGCTGTGATGGTCGAAAACTTCCCACCGCACGTACGAGTGAGCGGCCTAGGCTTTCCCTACTCGCTCTCGGTGGCAATCTTCGGCGGCACGGTCCCGCTTGTAGCCACTAGCCTAGCCAATGCCGGTTACTCCCAATATTTTCCGTGGTACATCGTGGCCACCGCGATTATTACGCTCCTGGGGGCCATAGCGGTACCGGAAACGTTCCGCAGCGACATTTCGGGCGAAGATTCCTGA